In Plasmodium vivax chromosome 10, whole genome shotgun sequence, the sequence AGGTAAAGCGTTGAAGAGGTAAAGCGTTGAAGAGGTAAAACGTTGGAGATTACACGCTGGAGGTTAAACACCTGAACGGTTAAACCTTCTCAAAAAGGTTAAACGCCCGAATGGATAAACCCTCAAAAAAGGTTAAACGCCGGAACGGTTAAACCCTCTAAAAAGGCTAAACGGCGGAACGGTTAAACCCTCTAAAAAGGCTAAACGGCGGAACGAAAAAACCCTCTCTAAAAGGCCAAAAATGCGAACACCTGATCGCTTCAATTTTTACACCTTCCCATGTTTTTCCCACCCTGCGacgttattttgtttttatttttttcccctgttcTCTATATTTACCTGACCATGTCATAATATTCAGagtgttatattttttttttttttttttttttttgcatttcaagtttttcctttgcgtTTTTCGATTTATTTTGATAGTATTTAAACCCTACCGAGAAACTATTTTGACACCTTTCTCTTGCTTGTCATTTTTCCATGTGATTGTGTTCCATTCATTTTCATGccttttccttattttcactttttttatacgtCCCCTTCGTTTATTCCTACGCCTGCCTGCTTGCCCAGTCGCCCATCCGTTCGCCCACCCTACCCgaataaatttattctcCCATCCGTTCACACGTTCCCTCGCCTATATGCATTCACCGACGCATTATTTCccccacctttttttttttttttttttttttttttgtgccatttaATATGACAATCGctcctattttttctcttgtttattttgctacaaacatttttaacctTGCAGTTGTACTTAATCCAGTCTCTatgtcaaaatttttaatgacagctttttttgtgaatgccTTTAAAACaagcatttttaaagattttTTGTGATAACTTGTGTCATTTGTTTTATAGTAGATTTATGTTTTCCCCACCTCGTGCGCACTgtccttttgtttttcttaaaaattaactttcAAAGGGAGAGGCGAGAAAAGTCTGCACGCGTATGCGTACGTATACGTGTAAatgtatgtgtacatgtgtatatgtgcacatatgtatatatgcacatttgcacCTGTGCTTGTACCTGTGCCTGTGCCTGTTTGTGGGTCCCTCCCCGCGCGAACATAAATACCTGTGCCTACGTACGCTCAACGGGCCAGAATTAacttccctccccccgcgcTTGTGTGTTTAAATACATGTGCGCTCGTGAGGGCTGCCACTCATCGCCTACgcttgttaataaaattttgttcacaaaatatttttgtccAACCTGCCACCCGAGGAGGAGCCAAAAAGGAGCAGGGAAAGCGCAGataggggggaagaagacaGAAAAGGGGTAGCAAAAGGGTAGCAAAGGGGTAGCAACAGGGGTAGCAAACAACCCGCAAGCAGAGCTGCCAACACGTTGCCGTCAAAATTGCGCGCGAGAGACCACCTCTTCCGACGACTCACAAGACAGAGCAAGAGAAAATGGCTTTAATAAATTTCAAGGAGAGAATCCACATTTTGTTAAAGCTAAAAGAGTCGCTAATTCCCCAGGTGGACGGGAATTTCGTGAAGGACTGGGAAGCGGAAGCAATGAATTACCAAGTGACTAGCGAAAATATTATAGTACACTTGAAggacatatattttatagaaGGCCTAATTACGCCCATTTCAGCTCAGCTAACCTTTTTGAGAAtcaatttacaaaattatgtaaatatgtcagaaaaggaaaaagataaatttaaaagacTCTACGTATTGGCAGCCCTTGGACTAATTGCCAAACTCaaacttattttatttttttcgacgTATATTAACGCAAGGGAAAATAACCGCAGCAAGAATTTCCCAGTTTTTAGCGAAAATTATTACAACCTAGAACAGTACAATTGTGAAAGCAATTATGAGgacaaattaaatttaattaataatggTTGCGAACACTGCGTAAATAATGACGACGAGAAGAATAGCTCCTCGTTTAACCAGGTGGACGATTATTACACCCAGTTTCATGCATGCACGGATGATTATAAGGAAAACGTTTTTAACATGATGGCCCTCAACAACCTAGTGAACTGCAATTCGCACTTGGGCAACGACAAAAACGTCAGTGACAGTGAATACGTGGACAACACGGTGGGCATCTACGACAGCTGCGTCGACATGAGCGCCAAGCGGATGGGCAGCAACCATATCGGAAGCAACCATGTCGGAAGCAACCATGTGGGCGGTATCCACGTTGGCGGTAACCATGTGGGCGGTAACCACGTCGGCGGTAACCACATCGGAAGCAACCACATCGGAAGCAACCACATCGGAAGCAACCACATCGGCGGTAACCACATCGGAAGTAACCACGTCAGTGGCAGCCGAGTTGGCAGCAACCACGTCGGCAGCAACCGCGTCGGTGGAAACCGAATCGGCAGTAACCACCATAGCGGCAACAGCGTAAGGGGCAATCACGTAAGCGGTAACCATGTCGGTGGTAACCATATCGGTGGCAACCACGTCGGAAGCAACCACGTAAGTGGAAACCATATCGGGGGAAACCACCACGGCGGCGGCCAGTACAACTCGCTACTGCTGCAGGGCGCAGAAGAATACCCGCCCAACGTGATGACCCACTTTGCAGTGGACAAAAACGAAGGCCTGCAGAACCTCCCCGCCGCCACGTCAAAGAAGAGAGCCGCGCAAATGACGCAAAGCCAAAACAAAGCAGCCAACTTCCTAAAAAGCTCACACACGTTAAATGGAATCAAAAATGGAATCAACGACCGCATGCAGAGTTACAATGAGCAAGTAAATAACGAAGCACAGCGATTTTTGCAGCAAAACCAGGACCAAATCTCCaagtacataaataatattcacCAAAACATCCATTCGAACAATGAACATGTAGAATTCAACAGCCGCAAGACAAACATAAGCAACTATTACGATTATGATAATGACAGCAGTCAGGAAAATAATGTCCTACAATCATAcagtaataaaatttatggcTTGAGTGATAATGTGTATAAGAATAGCTACTTCTTATgacatgggggggaaatgaagCCTTCCCCATAATTTCATGATTCCTTGAAATGTTTGCTTCGCCTTCCTTCTGATCAAGTGAGAGATACCCAGTAAGGACggagggaaaaggggaaaaggaaaaaaaatatgaagcgCGTAGTGTGTGCTATACACGTATGGCCACCAAATCTCATCATCGGAGGAACCATCACGCAGTTGGGACCTCCAACCTGGagtaatttttgtttttgcctGCACGTTGCCTGCTTGTCATTTTTGCCACAACACCCTCGTTGCTGTTACTGCCAATAGACCACTATGCCACTATACCACTGCGCCTTTGCGATACCATTGCAGCTGttgccctttttgttttttccccttccttcCACCCCTGCGCTCTTTCAAAGTTATTCGTAAAATCTTTTAAAGCGTGATATAGTTCCTTCACGTactacgcaaaaaaaaaaaaaaaaaaaaatctctttaatttgttttaagaCTTTTAATCTCCCAGTTGTCTAAATTTCGTGTAACAAATTGTGtttatgaaattattttctattcGCGCGAAagtgtttcctttttacgCTTTTTTCACTTCGTCTTTGACCAcgtcgcttttttttttacgctttttTCACTTCGTCTTTCATCACTTCGCTATTTTTTACGCTTTTTTCACTTCGATTTTCTACcactcgctttttttttttttttccttttttgaattCCCCCACCTTAGTATGTGCCTATTTTAAATGCCAAACGCGTGCCTAATGTGTGATGTCTCATGTGCAAATCAATTTGTGCGTTGTGCCAGCCCTGGTGTGTACGTACCCATAGCTTCTTTCACATAtcagtttaattttt encodes:
- a CDS encoding hypothetical protein, conserved (encoded by transcript PVX_079980A), which produces MALINFKERIHILLKLKESLIPQVDGNFVKDWEAEAMNYQVTSENIIVHLKDIYFIEGLITPISAQLTFLRINLQNYVNMSEKEKDKFKRLYVLAALGLIAKLKLILFFSTYINARENNRSKNFPVFSENYYNLEQYNCESNYEDKLNLINNGCEHCVNNDDEKNSSSFNQVDDYYTQFHACTDDYKENVFNMMALNNLVNCNSHLGNDKNVSDSEYVDNTVGIYDSCVDMSAKRMGSNHIGSNHVGSNHVGGIHVGGNHVGGNHVGGNHIGSNHIGSNHIGSNHIGGNHIGSNHVSGSRVGSNHVGSNRVGGNRIGSNHHSGNSVRGNHVSGNHVGGNHIGGNHVGSNHVSGNHIGGNHHGGGQYNSLLLQGAEEYPPNVMTHFAVDKNEGLQNLPAATSKKRAAQMTQSQNKAANFLKSSHTLNGIKNGINDRMQSYNEQVNNEAQRFLQQNQDQISKYINNIHQNIHSNNEHVEFNSRKTNISNYYDYDNDSSQENNVLQSYSNKIYGLSDNVYKNSYFL